From the genome of Triticum aestivum cultivar Chinese Spring chromosome 3B, IWGSC CS RefSeq v2.1, whole genome shotgun sequence, one region includes:
- the LOC123069800 gene encoding uncharacterized protein, which produces MGEQDPLPQLPLALHPPHLIPPAPTPDHRALSFLPDFGGLPWVAYAAGSLLVVSHLPSPPRTSGSDTVEDESPFFCQVIDLHTPVSAVAWCGRGRGELAAASGNSVSVFQPAPSSGSFSWLLRWAITETFTVTAIAWTGSGDGIVVVGGGVAMWARVQSSWQLAWRSTPQVPQSLVSATHFVHAPVVAASAAAPVEGNVPVLVFLNDAKLGLETAELLHPQPVSMIQWRPLTLSVSDPSEVRREILMTCCLDGTARLWTGAEVTRSKKQATSRRSFSVIAVIELDNILNGVLGVDISVRWAVETGSVVSRDEEAKFKLFTGHYWQNKVGKCEWLVSVGPGRCTNFWAAHCLDDVSPPRYPRITLWKQSEPQAWEESAINPKSTVQPMFVETVISRSICSGPPTRCSLLHLLPDNSFIWSRLPFDLSSDSGSHVSSDSSKSISCCSTKTINQVGHKGSIIEVSVHPYSCEIELAVSMDSSRMLFVWSLSTLSTLISTLHAPTYPLWKLLCKFDLRDISSDVQYSCLCWAPSVFHDNRFLVLGGENGADLVVVRIPNGGVVSCHKMFTVPFLGGSNAEEPPDSIHTIPLASNCNKSFLNNSFLIVCVWRKSFQVLSWKVVLHSENHHEGRGCLCEFSANSLSTADQGRHVTYVHGKMFAAAIYEGSTVFPTDVDGEYPTCISVMSLDNTVLPLQQHVPFATSSGYHIATGYSDGTVKLWKMSGADNPLQTGRGSNSWELVGMFGAHRGPISAISLSRCGRVATVGRNVQKNSTSIHIWEAVKLMGDGYFLLEDALMIQSAVVGLDWLSLGNGRFLLAVCFRNKLHIYSHKHPSFQNVLHTANVKHLWSCIALAHSHHDVASFCWGPKASIVLVHNNHLSLFSSWLVRGANERITQKGICSATDVHDKLSCTVHVNETIFGKSGLSENYSNMEATENNSTLLPGQHNSHCSNGLWSLLDISSNLSGPLAPYHPRALIHHLYSGEWKRADGILQHLVESMKASTTLNTLLDCSSCSKSCHNIPELPLSRYFTHAPSSDISSKGLLWGDNGSSTAFNLLSPSNSFSYMTSNLGINTTTSASERSEISQLLDKNFGMFAISDTEKIQIHAVSDLLGEITDQNRASPYKTLDEAGRRFWIAVQFQRLYVLRRSGDSSGAEGCHLDSASIAWAFQSDCQDDLLDYVLPAESTWLEMQNLGMGLWYTNVSQLRTRMEKLARLQYLKSKDPKDCALLYIALNRIKVLVGLFKVSRNEKDKRLYEFLCRNFQEEKNKAAALKNAYVLLGRHQWELAIAFFLLGGDTSSAINVCAKNLQDEQLAMVICRLVEGSGGPLERNLISNVLLPDAVEKGDHWLSSLLEWMLGNYSQSVSKLFCCHPKLLFDESDTHGGQNVFADPELGQYCAILSTKNSFRNCAGEALSAKLSKLSFALAACALNRCGLPLEALECLSCKSSIVEKDGTSSQHGADDKILDGILNPFNASSNWLSSSVVNDVESELKVTMASNYLSRMLRNHFLCAHCGLPLAKDKVLKEHNSHGIEELTRDVSAAISIFDKRFSLQFYDVAEKILTSCSHDGLLFLAYVLLSVCRSPDGGTNSHCLEGCTSRSIDSLLLVSCKESFEFLTRYVVSCCFICSVLNTDLTHITVCTPMENMKYIIATLSHYLSTSRLLLKHDLSRTSALDKTSAIYAVIDLLDYNIGFSVSWLCHDMKALLIMSNPVLGASANDQSFQVLLDRLMQAAHHKSHGISINTEAVMPNGSLDKRQQGGSEDSSLSIDEKWHLIGASLWIGLSSFMKHHLKEFIGNEKLEGEACTSDVKEFKGLASSVAAKFVIDSLQFVSSSLVRLHASFFREKLSNNLHPSVLFWLEYMSSQPQSNKTSRDQLAYIAQGTNTENMEVLFHVLWEISANPVDICAAFVNEDVNCFPLNNKKLSRSWKNMVESTKVECENDSTQSNGGENKCSVSSKDNEKGHVFVDKASSDVETSLEPKRKCLIEEKGFQSPKELLRRNGELLEAICLNSTNEQHAAVATNRKGLVFFNWYGNQQDKKSAEYIWSGSEWPSDGWACSETTPAATLISPSVGPVRRRGSHLGSDGTNIGVGSLAKPGRDLTGGGAFGIPGYAGIGASGFGWGEPDEFEDFVDPPATLENIHSRALSRHPSLPLLLVGSSNTHVYLWEFGKDSARATYGVLPAANIPPPYALASISAVQFDYYGQRFATAALDGTICTWQVEVGGRSNVHPTESSLCFNSHASDVAYVDASGSVLTAAGCNSNGTNVVILDMLAPPATCQTSIVCHEGGARSLSVFDNNIGCGSISPLIVTGGKSGDVALHDFRFVSTGKSKHHKTSAGGSSRGMIWHIPKAHLGSVTSLSTIPDTTLFLTGSKDGDVKLWDAKNSQLVFHWPKLHERHTFFQPTSRGFGGVVRAAVTDIHVLTNGFVSCGGDGSVKLVQIKNEFATVHQD; this is translated from the exons ATGGGGGAGCAAGACCCGCTGCCGCAGCTCCCGCTCGCCCTCCATCCACCGCATCTGATCCCTCCGGCGCCCACCCCCGACCACCGCGCCCTCTCGTTCCTCCCTGACTTCGGCGGCCTCCCCTGGGTCGCCTACGCCGCGGGCTCCCTCCTCGTCGTTTcccacctcccctcccctccccgtaCCAGCGGAAGCGACACTGTTGAGGACGAATCCCCATTCTTCTGCCAAGTCATCGACCTCCACACCCCCGTGTCCGCTGTCGCCTGGTGCGGCCGCGGAAGAGGCGagctcgccgccgcgtctggcaACTCCGTCTCCGTTTTCCAGCCCGCACCTTCGTCAG GTTCATTCAGTTGGCTCCTGAGATGGGCCATCACCGAGACGTTCACGGTCACCGCCATCGCCTGGACGGGTTCCGGCGACGGCATCGTGGTGGTCGGTGGTGGCGTTGCCATGTGGGCCAGGGTGCAATCCTCCTGGCAGCTTGCTTGGAGGTCCACACCACAGGTGCCGCAGTCCCTCGTCTCTGCTACCCACTTCGTCCACGCCCCTGTCGTGGCGGCGTCAGCTGCTGCTCCTGTGGAGGGCAATGTGCCTGTCCTCGTATTTCtgaatgatgccaaattgggtctGGAGACTGCTGAGCTTCTGCATCCTCAGCCCGTTTCCATGATCCAGTGGAGGCCTTTGACGTTATCTGTCAGTGATCCATCTGAAGTGAGGAGAGAGATCCTCATGACCTGCTGCTTGGATGGAACTGCCCGGCTATGGACTGGGGCTGAGGTGACCAGGTCGAAGAAGCAGGCTACTTCGCGAAGATCTTTCAGCGTCATTGCAGTGATTGAGTTGGACAACATTCTAAATGGAGTGCTTGGAGTTGACATATCTGTGAGATGGGCAGTAGAAACTGGCAGTGTTGTATCACGAGATGAAGAAGCTAAGTTCAAGTTGTTTACAGGTCATTACTGGCAGAACAAGGTTGGCAAATGTGAGTGGCTGGTCAGTGTTGGCCCTGGGCGTTGTACCAATTTTTGGGCTGCTCATTGTCTTGATGATGTATCTCCACCAAGGTACCCTCGGATTACACTATGGAAGCAGAGCGAACCACAGGCTTGGGAGGAATCTGCTATTAACCCAAAATCTACAGTACAACCAATGTTTGTTGAGACTGTAATATCACGAAGTATATGTTCTGGCCCACCCACAAGATGCTCTTTGCTTCATTTGCTGCCTGATAATTCATTCATTTGGTCTCGCCTGCCTTTTGATTTATCATCAGATTCTGGGAGTCATGTTTCAAGCGATTCTTCTAAGAGCATCTCATGCTGTTCAACCAAGACCATTAATCAAGTTGGACATAAGGGTAGTATCATAGAGGTGTCTGTCCATCCATATAGCTGCGAGATAGAGCTAGCTGTTTCTATGGATTCTAGCAGAATGCTATTTGTATGGTCTCTTTCAACCTTATCAACTCTCATATCGACCTTGCATGCACCCACTTATCCTTTATGGAAGCTCCTGTGCAAATTTGATCTGCGTGACATTTCTTCAGATGTGCAATATTCATGTCTTTGTTGGGCTCCTTCAGTTTTCCATGATAACAGGTTTCTTGTCCTGGGAGGTGAAAATGGAGCTGATTTAGTTGTCGTCAGAATTCCAAATGGAGGTGTTGTTTCATGTCACAAGATGTTCACAGTTCCTTTCCTTGGAGGGAGCAATGCAGAAGAACCGCCTGATAGCATTCATACCATACCTTTAGCTTCTAACTGTAACAAGTCATTTTTAAACAACAGTTTCCTAATTGTGTGCGTATGGAGGAAGAGCTTTCAAGTTTTATCATGGAAAGTAGTCCTGCATTCAGAAAATCATCATGAAGGAAGGGGGTGTTTATGTGAATTTTCTGCCAACTCACTTTCCACTGCAGATCAAGGGAGACATGTTACTTACGTCCATGGTAAAATGTTTGCAGCTGCTATTTATGAAGGTTCTACAGTTTTCCCTACTGACGTGGATGGAGAATATCCCACCTGCATTTCGGTTATGTCTCTGGACAATACTGTATTACCCCTACAACAACATGTACCTTTTGCAACTTCCTCAGGTTATCATATTGCTACTGGGTACTCTGATGGCACTGTGAAACTTTGGAAGATGTCTGGTGCAGATAACCCTTTGCAGACTGGGAGAGGGAGCAACAGCTGGGAGCTAGTTGGCATGTTTGGTGCTCATCGAGGACCAATTAGTGCAATTTCACTATCCAGATGTGGTAGAGTTGCTACTGTTGGAAGAAATGTTCAGAAGAATAGTACATCCATTCATATCTGGGAAGCAGTAAAACTCATGGGAGATGGGTATTTTCTCCTGGAAGATGCACTAATGATTCAAAGTGCTGTTGTTGGTTTAGATTGGCTATCTTTAGGCAATGGTAGATTTTTACTTGCGGTCTGTTTTCGTAATAAGTTGCATATATATTCCCATAAGCATCCTTCCTTTCAGAATGTGCTGCACACTGCAAATGTGAAGCATCTTTGGAGTTGTATTGCATTAGCTCATTCTCATCATGATGTTGCCAGCTTCTGCTGGGGGCCAAAGGCGTCAATAGTGCTTGTTCATAACAATCATCTTTCACTGTTCAGTTCATGGTTAGTAAGAGGAGCAAATGAACGTATTACCCAAAAAGGCATTTGTTCTGCCACAGATGTGCATGATAAGTTGTCATGTACTGTGCATGTTAATGAAACTATCTTTGGTAAATCTGGGTTATCTGAAAATTACAGCAACATGGAGGCCACTGAGAACAATAGCACGCTGTTACCAGGCCAACACAATAGTCATTGTTCTAATGGTTTGTGGAGCTTGTTGGATATATCTAGTAATCTGAGTGGACCTTTGGCGCCATATCACCCAAGAGCACTTATCCATCATCTTTATTCAG GTGAATGGAAACGTGCAGATGGCATTCTGCAGCATCTTGTTGAATCCATGAAAGCAAGTACAACATTAAACACCTTGTTGGACTGTAGTTCATGCAGTAAATCATGCCATAATATCCCTGAACTTCCTTTGTCGCGGTACTTTACGCATGCACCGTCAAGCGATATTTCTAGCAAAGGGTTACTGTGGGGTGACAACGGAAGTAGCACAGCCTTCAACTTGCTGTCACCATCAAATTCATTTTCTTACATGACGAGTAATTTAGGTATCAATACCACCACTAGTGCATCTGAAAGGTCAGAGATAAGTCAGCTCCTTGATAAGAACTTTGGCATGTTTGCAATAAGTGACACTGAAAAAATACAGATACATGCAGTTTCTGATCTTTTGGGTGAAATTACTGATCAGAACCGTGCTTCTCCCTATAAAACCCTTGATGAAGCAGGGCGAAG GTTCTGGATTGCTGTGCAGTTCCAACGCCTATATGTGCTTAGGAGATCTGGAGATTCATCTGGTGCTGAAGGGTGCCATCTTGATTCTGCTTCCATTGCATGGGCCTTCCAATCTGATTGTCAGGATGATCTACTTGATTATGTTCTTCCAGCAGAATCGACTTGGTTAGAGATGCAAAACCTTGGTATGGGATTATGGTATACCAATGTGTCCCAGCTAAGGACCAGG ATGGAGAAGTTGGCAAGGTTGCAGTATCTTAAAAGCAAGGATCCCAAGGATTGTGCTCTGCTCTATATAGCATTAAACAGAATAAAAGTATTAGTTGGCCTTTTCAAGGTCAGCAGAAATGAGAAGGATAAACGTCTGTATGAGTTTCTCTGCAGGAACTTCCAG GAAGAAAAAAACAAAGCCGCTGCTCTTAAAAATGCTTATGTACTACTGGGAAGGCATCAATGGGAGCTTGCTATAGCATTTTTCCTGCTTGGAGGTGATACTTCCTCTGCCATCAATGTTTGTGCGAAGAACCTTCAAGATGAACAGCTTGCTATGGTAATTTGTCGGCTTGTTGAGGGATCTGGAGGCCCCTTGGAGCGTAACCTCATTTCAAATGTGCTGCTCCCTGATGCAGTTGAGAAAGGAGACCACTGGCTTTCAAGCCTGCTTGAA TGGATGCTAGGGAACTACTCCCAGTCTGTCAGTAAATTATTTTGCTGCCATCCCAAGTTACTGTTTGATGAATCCGACACTCATGGTGGTCAGAATGTGTTTGCAGACCCAGAATTGGGTCAGTATTGTGCAATCCTATCAACGAAAAATAGTTTCAGAAACTGTGCTGGTGAAGCTCTATCTGCAAAATTATCTAAGCTTTCATTTGCACTGGCTGCATGTGCCTTAAACAGATGTGGACTACCT CTTGAAGCACTTGAATGCCTATCTTGTAAATCGAGCATAGTTGAGAAGGACGGCACCAGCTCACAACATGGTGCAGATGACAAGATTCTTGATGGAATACTAAACCCTTTCAATGCTTCTTCCAATTGGCTTTCATCATCTGTCGTTAATGATGTTGAATCAGAACTCAAAGTAACCATGGCTTCAAATTATTTGTCACGCATGCTGAGAAATCACTTTCTCTGTGCACATTGCGGTCTACCATTAGCTAAAGATAAGGTCCTTAAAGAGCACAACAGCCATGGCATCGAGGAACTTACGCGTGATGTTAGTGCTGCAATATCAATATTTGATAAAAGGTTCTCACTTCAGTTTTATGATGTAGCTGAGAAG ATCCTTACCTCCTGTTCCCATGATGGTTTATTATTTCTTGCATATGTTCTGCTATCAGTTTGTAGATCACCAGATGGTGGAACTAATAGTCATTGTCTTGAAGGTTGCACTTCCCGTTCGATTGACTCTCTGTTGTTGGTGTCATGCAAGGAGAGTTTTGAATTTCTTACTCGATATGTTGTCTCCTGCTGCTTCATCTGTTCTGTTCTTAATACAGACCTCACCCATATTACTGTATGTACACCTATGGAAAACATGAAATACATTATAGCAACTTTATCACATTATCTGAGTACTAGCAGGCTACTCCTGAAACATGACCTCAGTAGAACTTCTGCATTGGACAAGACATCAGCCATATATGCTGTTATTGATCTCCTTGATTACAACATAGGCTTTTCTGTTTCTTGGCTATGCCATGACATGAAGGCATTACTTATCATGAGCAATCCAGTGTTAGGTGCTTCTGCGAATGATCAGTCATTTCAAGTATTATTAGACCGATTGATGCAAGCTGCACACCATAAAAGTCATGGTATATCAATTAACACAGAGGCGGTAATGCCCAATGGTTCATTGGACAAGAGACAACAAGGAGGAAGTGAGGATTCAAGTCTTTCAATTGATGAAAAGTGGCATTTGATAGGTGCTTCCTTGTGGATTGGATTGTCATCCTTTATGAAACATCACTTAAAAGAGTTCATTGGAAACGAGAAACTTGAAGGTGAAGCTTGTACAAGTGACGTGAAGGAATTTAAGGGTCTTGCCTCTTCAGTTGCTGCAAAGTTTGTTATTGATTCCCTGCAATTTGTGTCGTCTTCATTAGTAAGACTCCATGCATCATTTTTCAGAGAGAAATTATCAAATAATTTACATCCGAGTGTGCTTTTCTGGTTAGAATATATGTCGTCTCAGCCACAGTCCAACAAGACTAGTCGCGATCAGCTCGCATATATAGCTCAGGGCACAAACACTGAGAACATGGAGGTGTTGTTTCATGTTTTGTGGGAAATATCTGCTAACCCTGTGGATATCTGTGCAGCATTTGTGAATGAAGACGTGAATTGCTTTCCGTTAAACAACAAAAAGCTCAGTAGATCTTGGAAGAATATGGTTGAAAGTACAAAAGTCGAGTGTGAAAACGATTCTACTCAAAGTAATGGAGGAGAAAATAAATGCAGTGTTAGCTCCAAGGACAATGAGAAAGGGCATGTATTTGTTGACAAGGCTTCTTCTGATGTGGAAACCTCTCTTGAACCTAAAAGGAAATGCCTGATCGAAGAAAAAGGCTTTCAAAGCCCAAAGGAACTTCTAAGGAGAAATGGGGAACTTCTTGAG GCAATATGTCTCAACTCAACCAATGAGCAACATGCTGCTGTTGCTACCAACCGAAAG GGTCTTGTTTTTTTCAACTGGTATGGCAATCAACAGGACAAGAAATCAGCAGAGTATATTTGGTCAGGATCTGAGTGGCCATCAGATGGTTGGGCTTGTTCtgaaactacacctgctgcaactCTTATTTCACCTAGTGTTGGTCCTGTCAGAAGGAGAGGATCTCATCTTGGTTCAGATGGGACAAATATTGGTGTAGGTTCTTTGGCGAAACCTGGAAGAGACTTAACTGGGGGTGGGGCATTTGGAATTCCAGGTTATGCTGGTATTGGGGCATCAGGGTTTGGGTGGGGCGAACCCGACGAATTTGAGGATTTTGTTGATCCTCCAGCAACCCTTGAGAATATCCATTCAAGAGCACTATCACGCCATCCCTCTTTGCCATTGTTGCTAGTGGGGTCAAGCAATACACATGTGTATTTATGGGAG TTTGGTAAAGATAGTGCAAGAGCTACATATGGTGTTCTCCCTGCTGCTAATATTCCACCACCTTATGCACTTGCTTCCATATCGGCTGTTCAATTTGATTATTACGGGCAGCGGTTTGCAACTGCTGCATTAGATGGTACAATTTGTACATGGCAAGTTGAGGTGGGTGGAAGAAGCAATGTCCATCCTACAGAGTCATCCTTGTGCTTTAACAGCCATGCTTC TGATGTTGCGTATGTGGATGCAAGTGGATCTGTTCTTACTGCAGCTGGATGCAATTCAAATGGCACAAATGTTGTTATCTTGGATATGCTAGCTCCACCAGCCACTTGTCAAACTTCTATTGTGTGTCATGAAG